The proteins below are encoded in one region of Amycolatopsis magusensis:
- the pgsA gene encoding CDP-diacylglycerol--glycerol-3-phosphate 3-phosphatidyltransferase yields MSAAPSEPAEGGTEVPPPRPVAQPEPTPVPTLNVANLLTLSRLVLVPLFIAALFAGDGTETFWRATATALFAVASFTDQVDGWVARKYGLITDFGKIADPIADKALIGAALVGLSVLGELAWWVTIVIAVREIGVTLLRFWVIRHGVIPASRGGKAKTMAQIAAITVYLLPLPASANFVGWALMGLALVLTVVTGVDYLVRALKLRALGDRAGTTS; encoded by the coding sequence GTGAGTGCCGCGCCCAGCGAACCGGCCGAGGGCGGGACCGAGGTGCCGCCACCGCGGCCGGTCGCGCAGCCCGAGCCGACGCCGGTGCCCACGCTCAACGTGGCGAACCTGCTCACGTTGTCGCGGCTGGTGCTGGTGCCGCTGTTCATCGCCGCGTTGTTCGCCGGGGACGGCACCGAGACCTTCTGGCGGGCCACCGCCACCGCGTTGTTCGCCGTCGCCTCGTTCACCGACCAGGTGGACGGCTGGGTGGCGCGCAAGTACGGGCTGATCACCGACTTCGGCAAGATCGCCGACCCGATCGCGGACAAGGCGCTGATCGGCGCCGCGCTGGTCGGGCTGAGCGTGCTCGGCGAGCTGGCCTGGTGGGTGACCATAGTGATCGCCGTCCGCGAGATCGGCGTCACCCTGCTGCGGTTCTGGGTGATCCGGCACGGGGTGATCCCGGCCAGCCGCGGCGGCAAGGCGAAGACCATGGCGCAGATCGCCGCGATCACCGTCTACCTGCTGCCGCTGCCCGCCTCGGCGAACTTCGTCGGCTGGGCGCTGATGGGCCTGGCGCTGGTGCTCACCGTGGTCACCGGGGTCGACTACCTGGTGCGCGCGCTGAAGCTGCGCGCGCTCGGCGACCGGGCCGGCACCACGTCGTGA
- a CDS encoding FtsK/SpoIIIE family DNA translocase — protein MAGGSATKGPTKGRGGKAPARSTRGGSRPRAAAAKRPPARKPAPRRKSGGGFGRAVRGGWNLLAKGVGSLARTVGRGRDLEPEHRRDGLALGLIGLAIVVAVGVWWQAAGPVGGWVQIGTRTVFGAGSVTLPLVLIVAAVALMRSEPQPDTRPRRVIGALLMIFAVLGLLHLFAGLPADNADRMYAGGFLGYASGGLLAAGVTTWVAAPLLALALGFGVLVFTGTPVRDIPQRLREWGMDPDELEEEQARQEARAERKAREADVTEADTKTVRLRKPSRRRQAKAAEDQDDQLELPVEPGPLPTPPKVKAAEVPEKKPRKQPAAEAPMTVTRTVEGDYKLPSADLLTLGDAPKSRSKANDVMIESISGVLEQFNVDAQVTGFTRGPTVTRYEVELGPGVKVEKITALTKNIAYAAATDNVRLLAPIPGKSAVGIEVPNSDREMVRLGDVLRSPKAAKDNHPMVIGLGKDIEGHFVTANLTKMPHLLVAGSTGSGKSSFVNSMLVSLLARATPDECRMILIDPKMVELTPYEGIPHLITPIITQPKKAAAALAWLVEEMEQRYQDMQANRVRHIDDFNTKVRSGEITAPPGSERVYTPYPYIMAIVDELADLMMTAPRDVEDAIVRITQKARAAGIHLVLATQRPSVDVVTGLIKTNVPSRLAFATSSLTDSRVILDQPGAEKLIGMGDALYLPMGAGKPVRVQGAFVGDDEISAIVNFAKEQAQPDYQDGVTAAKAGEAKEIDPDIGDDLDVLLQAAELVVTSQFGSTSMLQRKLRVGFAKAGRLMDLLESRGVVGPSEGSKARDVLIKPEELESVLYLIRGGGPADADE, from the coding sequence ATGGCAGGTGGCTCGGCAACCAAGGGACCAACCAAGGGACGTGGTGGAAAGGCGCCCGCTCGGAGCACACGCGGCGGGAGCCGCCCGCGCGCGGCGGCGGCCAAGCGGCCGCCCGCGCGCAAACCGGCGCCGCGCCGCAAGTCCGGTGGCGGGTTCGGCCGGGCCGTGCGCGGTGGGTGGAACCTGCTGGCCAAGGGCGTCGGCTCGCTGGCCAGGACCGTGGGCCGGGGCCGTGACCTGGAGCCGGAGCACCGCCGGGACGGGCTCGCGCTCGGGCTGATCGGGCTGGCGATCGTGGTCGCGGTCGGGGTCTGGTGGCAGGCCGCCGGCCCGGTCGGCGGCTGGGTGCAGATCGGCACGCGCACGGTGTTCGGCGCCGGTTCGGTGACCCTGCCGCTGGTGCTCATCGTGGCCGCGGTGGCGCTGATGCGCTCGGAACCGCAGCCGGACACGCGGCCGCGCCGGGTGATCGGCGCGCTGCTGATGATCTTCGCCGTGCTCGGCCTGCTGCACCTGTTCGCCGGGCTGCCCGCGGACAACGCCGACCGGATGTACGCCGGTGGGTTCCTCGGCTACGCCTCCGGCGGCCTGCTCGCCGCCGGGGTGACCACCTGGGTGGCGGCGCCGCTGCTGGCGCTCGCGCTGGGTTTCGGGGTGCTGGTGTTCACCGGCACCCCGGTCCGCGACATCCCGCAGCGGCTGCGCGAGTGGGGCATGGACCCCGACGAACTCGAAGAGGAGCAAGCGCGCCAGGAGGCCAGGGCCGAGCGCAAGGCGCGTGAAGCGGACGTCACCGAGGCGGACACGAAGACCGTCCGGCTGCGCAAGCCCTCGCGCCGCCGTCAGGCCAAGGCCGCCGAGGACCAGGACGACCAGCTCGAACTGCCGGTGGAGCCGGGGCCGCTGCCCACTCCGCCGAAGGTCAAGGCCGCCGAGGTACCGGAGAAGAAGCCGCGCAAGCAGCCCGCCGCCGAGGCGCCGATGACGGTGACCCGCACGGTGGAGGGCGACTACAAGCTCCCGTCGGCGGACCTGCTCACCCTCGGCGACGCGCCGAAGTCACGCAGCAAGGCCAACGACGTGATGATCGAGTCGATCTCCGGCGTGCTCGAGCAGTTCAACGTCGACGCCCAGGTCACCGGCTTCACCCGTGGGCCGACGGTGACCCGCTACGAGGTCGAGCTGGGCCCCGGCGTGAAGGTCGAGAAGATCACCGCGCTGACCAAGAACATCGCCTACGCCGCGGCCACCGACAACGTGCGGCTGCTGGCGCCGATCCCGGGCAAGTCCGCGGTCGGCATCGAGGTGCCCAACTCCGACCGCGAGATGGTGCGCCTCGGGGACGTGCTGCGCTCGCCGAAGGCCGCCAAGGACAACCACCCGATGGTGATCGGGCTGGGCAAGGACATCGAGGGCCACTTCGTCACCGCGAACCTGACGAAGATGCCGCACCTGCTGGTGGCCGGGTCCACCGGTTCCGGTAAGTCCAGCTTCGTCAACTCGATGCTGGTCTCGCTGCTGGCGCGGGCCACGCCGGACGAGTGCCGGATGATCCTGATCGACCCGAAGATGGTCGAGCTGACCCCGTACGAGGGCATCCCGCACCTGATCACGCCCATCATCACCCAGCCGAAGAAGGCCGCCGCCGCGCTGGCCTGGCTGGTGGAGGAGATGGAGCAGCGCTACCAGGACATGCAGGCCAACCGGGTCCGCCACATCGACGACTTCAACACGAAGGTGCGCTCGGGCGAGATCACCGCGCCGCCGGGCAGCGAACGGGTCTACACGCCGTACCCGTACATCATGGCCATCGTCGACGAGCTGGCCGACCTGATGATGACCGCGCCGCGCGACGTCGAGGACGCGATCGTGCGGATCACGCAGAAGGCCCGAGCCGCCGGCATCCACCTGGTGCTGGCCACGCAGCGGCCGTCGGTGGACGTGGTGACCGGCCTGATCAAGACCAACGTGCCCTCGCGGCTGGCCTTCGCCACCTCTTCGCTGACCGACTCGCGGGTCATCCTCGACCAGCCGGGCGCGGAGAAGCTGATCGGCATGGGTGACGCGCTGTACCTGCCGATGGGCGCCGGGAAGCCGGTGCGCGTGCAGGGCGCGTTCGTCGGCGACGACGAGATTTCGGCGATCGTGAACTTCGCCAAGGAGCAGGCGCAGCCGGACTACCAGGACGGCGTCACCGCGGCGAAGGCCGGCGAGGCCAAGGAGATCGACCCGGACATCGGCGACGACCTCGACGTGCTGCTGCAGGCGGCCGAACTCGTGGTCACCTCGCAGTTCGGCTCGACCTCGATGCTGCAGCGCAAGCTCCGCGTCGGTTTCGCCAAGGCGGGCAGGCTGATGGACCTGCTGGAGTCGCGTGGCGTGGTCGGCCCGTCCGAGGGTTCGAAGGCGCGTGACGTGCTGATCAAGCCGGAGGAACTGGAGTCGGTGCTGTACCTCATCCGCGGCGGCGGGCCTGCCGACGCGGACGAGTAG
- a CDS encoding nitroreductase family protein, translating to MDLEVTDHLLGTTRAVRRKLDLDRPVEREVLLDCLRLAVQAPTAGATQQWRWLVVRDQERRNRLGALFREVGTAYLDAKVADSPQRARTLASARHLVDIIERVPVLVVPCLLGRPHGGNDALSVFYGGIFPAVWSFQLALRARGLGSTLTSYHLEREAEAAEILGIPADVTQVGLLPVAYTTATDFKPAPRTPPEELTYQDSWGSPL from the coding sequence ATGGATCTCGAGGTCACCGATCACCTGCTCGGCACCACCCGCGCCGTACGCCGGAAGCTCGACCTGGACCGGCCGGTGGAGCGCGAGGTGCTCCTGGACTGCCTGCGGCTGGCGGTGCAGGCCCCGACCGCGGGCGCCACGCAGCAGTGGCGCTGGCTGGTGGTCCGCGACCAGGAGCGCCGCAACCGGCTCGGCGCGCTCTTCCGCGAAGTCGGCACGGCGTACCTGGACGCGAAGGTCGCGGACAGCCCCCAGCGGGCACGCACGCTCGCCTCGGCACGGCACCTGGTCGACATCATCGAGCGCGTCCCGGTGCTGGTCGTCCCGTGCCTGCTGGGCCGCCCGCACGGCGGCAACGACGCGCTCTCGGTCTTCTACGGCGGCATCTTCCCGGCGGTCTGGAGCTTCCAGCTGGCGCTGCGGGCCCGCGGCCTGGGCTCCACGCTGACCAGCTACCACCTCGAACGCGAGGCCGAAGCCGCGGAGATCCTGGGCATCCCGGCCGACGTCACGCAGGTCGGCCTGCTGCCCGTCGCCTACACCACGGCGACCGACTTCAAGCCCGCGCCCCGCACCCCGCCCGAGGAACTGACCTACCAGGACAGCTGGGGCAGTCCGCTCTGA
- a CDS encoding CinA family protein, translating into MSAGSAQVVIDALIRRGETVATAESLTAGLVCAALTEVPGSSAAVRGGLVVYATELKATLAGVDPDLLATRGAVDPEVAAQLAAGARTRCGADWGIGLTGVAGPGGQDGVSPGTVHLGLAGPDVSITRELRLSGDRAAVRAGSAEAALLLLAEQIT; encoded by the coding sequence GTGAGCGCCGGGAGTGCTCAAGTCGTCATCGACGCGCTGATCCGCCGCGGTGAGACGGTCGCCACGGCCGAATCGCTGACCGCCGGGCTGGTCTGCGCGGCGCTGACCGAGGTCCCTGGCTCGAGTGCGGCGGTCCGCGGCGGGCTGGTCGTCTACGCCACCGAGCTGAAGGCCACCCTCGCCGGGGTCGACCCGGACTTGCTCGCCACTCGGGGCGCGGTCGACCCGGAGGTGGCCGCGCAGCTGGCCGCCGGGGCGCGAACACGCTGCGGAGCCGACTGGGGCATCGGGCTGACCGGCGTCGCCGGACCCGGCGGCCAGGACGGTGTTTCCCCTGGCACGGTGCACCTCGGGCTGGCAGGGCCGGACGTGTCGATCACCCGTGAGCTGCGGTTATCCGGCGATCGGGCGGCGGTCCGGGCGGGCTCGGCGGAGGCCGCGCTGCTCCTGTTGGCGGAACAAATCACCTGA
- a CDS encoding phospholipase, which translates to MSVTALPEPTTRRRSVRGLLRKFTVSAAVAGSLVLGAGTAQAIDARAVTDDYLFGKSLSGFVNVRGTYPNDLDWSTDACSWSPDKPLGYNFTQACWRHDFGYRNYKKQSRFTDGNRLRIDDNFYADMKGICGGAAACNAAAWTYYQAVRQFGAS; encoded by the coding sequence ATGTCCGTGACCGCCCTGCCCGAGCCCACCACCCGTCGCAGATCAGTTCGCGGCCTGCTGCGCAAGTTCACCGTTTCCGCGGCCGTGGCCGGGAGCCTCGTGCTCGGCGCGGGCACCGCGCAGGCGATCGACGCGCGGGCGGTGACCGACGACTACCTGTTCGGCAAGTCGCTGTCGGGCTTCGTGAACGTGCGCGGGACCTACCCGAACGACCTGGACTGGTCGACCGACGCCTGCTCGTGGTCGCCGGACAAGCCGCTGGGGTACAACTTCACCCAAGCGTGCTGGCGGCACGACTTCGGGTACCGCAACTACAAGAAGCAGAGCCGGTTCACCGACGGCAACCGGCTGCGGATCGACGACAACTTCTACGCCGACATGAAGGGCATCTGCGGCGGCGCGGCGGCGTGCAACGCGGCGGCGTGGACGTACTACCAGGCCGTGCGTCAGTTCGGCGCCAGCTGA
- the rimO gene encoding 30S ribosomal protein S12 methylthiotransferase RimO, with protein sequence MPVTLNLVPSSTTNASSSPRRVSLLTLGCARNEVDSEELAGRLAAGGWELAEEPEGSDVIVVNTCGFVEQAKKDSVDTLLAAADTGAKVVAVGCMAERYGAELAESLPEADAVLGFDHYPDLAERLGDIVSGHAVPSHVPADRRTLLPISPVQRQAAAQDVGLPGHAQEGWGPRVLRTRLDSSPVAALKIASGCDRRCSFCAIPSFRGSFVSRRPDELVAEARWLAEQGVKELFLVSENSTSYGKDFGREFGGTRALELLLPQLAEIDGIERVRVSYLQPAETRPGLVQAIATTPGVATYFDLSFQHSSETVLRRMRRFGSTDSFLALIEQIREYAPDAGIRTNVIVGFPGETEADVAELERFLIGARMDAVGVFGYSDEDGTEAETFDGKLDEETVAKRVARVSALVEELTTQRAEERIGDFVDVLIESVEDGEVTGRAAHQAPEVDGECVLVGAGEYEVGEFVRCEVTDSAGVDLIVRPAGADR encoded by the coding sequence ATGCCGGTTACGCTGAACCTCGTGCCTTCTTCCACCACGAACGCCTCATCCAGCCCGCGGCGGGTCTCGCTGCTCACCCTCGGGTGCGCCCGAAACGAGGTCGACTCCGAGGAGCTGGCCGGCCGCCTGGCGGCCGGGGGCTGGGAGCTGGCCGAGGAGCCGGAGGGCTCCGACGTGATCGTGGTGAACACCTGCGGCTTCGTGGAGCAGGCCAAGAAGGACTCGGTGGACACGCTGCTCGCCGCCGCCGACACCGGCGCGAAGGTGGTCGCGGTGGGCTGCATGGCCGAGCGCTACGGCGCGGAGCTGGCGGAAAGCCTGCCCGAGGCCGACGCGGTGCTCGGCTTCGACCACTACCCCGACCTCGCCGAGCGGCTGGGCGACATCGTCTCCGGGCACGCCGTGCCTTCGCACGTGCCCGCCGACCGTCGCACCCTGCTGCCGATCAGCCCGGTCCAGCGCCAGGCCGCGGCGCAGGACGTGGGCCTGCCGGGGCACGCGCAGGAGGGCTGGGGTCCGCGTGTGCTGCGCACCCGCCTGGACTCCTCGCCGGTGGCCGCGCTGAAGATCGCCTCGGGCTGCGACCGGCGCTGCTCGTTCTGCGCCATCCCGTCCTTCCGCGGCTCCTTCGTGTCCCGCCGCCCGGACGAGCTGGTCGCCGAGGCGCGCTGGCTGGCCGAGCAGGGCGTCAAGGAGCTGTTCCTGGTCAGCGAGAACTCGACCTCCTACGGCAAGGACTTCGGCCGCGAGTTCGGCGGCACCCGGGCGCTGGAACTGCTGCTGCCGCAGCTCGCCGAGATCGACGGCATCGAGCGCGTGCGCGTGTCCTATCTCCAGCCCGCCGAGACCCGGCCGGGCCTGGTGCAGGCGATCGCCACCACGCCGGGCGTGGCCACCTACTTCGACCTGTCGTTCCAGCACTCCAGCGAGACCGTGCTGCGCCGGATGCGCCGCTTCGGCTCCACCGACTCCTTCCTCGCACTGATCGAGCAGATCCGCGAGTACGCCCCGGACGCGGGCATCCGCACGAACGTCATCGTCGGCTTCCCCGGCGAGACCGAGGCCGACGTCGCCGAGCTGGAGCGGTTCCTGATCGGCGCGCGGATGGACGCGGTGGGCGTGTTCGGCTACTCCGACGAGGACGGCACCGAGGCGGAGACCTTCGACGGCAAGCTCGACGAGGAGACCGTCGCCAAGCGCGTCGCCCGCGTGTCCGCGCTGGTCGAGGAGTTGACCACGCAGCGGGCCGAGGAGCGGATCGGCGACTTCGTGGACGTGCTGATCGAGTCGGTCGAGGACGGCGAGGTGACCGGCCGCGCCGCGCACCAGGCACCCGAGGTCGACGGCGAGTGCGTGCTGGTCGGCGCGGGGGAGTACGAGGTCGGCGAGTTCGTGCGCTGCGAGGTGACCGACTCCGCCGGAGTGGACCTGATCGTGCGTCCGGCGGGCGCGGACCGGTGA
- a CDS encoding helix-turn-helix domain-containing protein: protein MTVLLREAIGDRLRHARTNQRRTLRDISRAAKVSLGYLSEVERGQKEASSELLASICEALELPLSELLHKVAADVSALDKVKETLDRPERGAKPVETATAERGFEGGRPVPEVIGNDLADLRLSPPRMSTTLRTTITTPELAAIVAA, encoded by the coding sequence ATGACCGTGCTGTTGCGTGAGGCGATCGGTGATCGGCTCCGTCATGCCCGCACCAACCAGCGGCGAACGCTGCGCGACATCTCCCGCGCCGCCAAAGTCAGCCTCGGCTACCTGTCGGAGGTCGAACGGGGGCAGAAGGAGGCTTCCAGCGAGCTGCTCGCCTCGATCTGCGAGGCGCTGGAGCTGCCGCTGAGCGAGCTGCTGCACAAGGTGGCCGCCGACGTGTCCGCACTGGACAAGGTCAAGGAGACCCTGGACCGCCCCGAGCGTGGTGCCAAGCCGGTCGAGACGGCCACCGCCGAGCGGGGCTTCGAAGGGGGCCGTCCGGTGCCCGAGGTGATCGGTAACGATCTGGCCGACCTCCGGCTCTCGCCACCGCGTATGTCCACCACCCTGCGCACCACCATCACCACCCCGGAGCTGGCCGCGATCGTCGCCGCCTGA
- a CDS encoding amino-acid N-acetyltransferase, giving the protein MKQDAGQVVVRRALIADVREIKQLVDADAGRVLLEKDLVTLYENVQEFWVVEVDGEVVGAGALHVLWEDLAELRTIVVGKQARGKGVGRALVGRLIQHAVELGLRRLFVLTFETSFFAGHGFREIDGAPVSQEVYEEMRRSVDPGVAEFLDLPFVKPNTLGNTRMLLELSS; this is encoded by the coding sequence ATGAAGCAAGACGCGGGCCAGGTCGTCGTCCGCCGGGCCCTGATCGCCGACGTCCGTGAGATCAAGCAGCTGGTCGACGCGGACGCCGGGCGGGTGCTCCTGGAGAAGGACCTGGTCACCCTGTACGAGAACGTGCAGGAGTTCTGGGTGGTCGAGGTGGACGGCGAGGTGGTCGGCGCCGGGGCGCTCCACGTGCTGTGGGAGGACCTGGCCGAACTCCGCACGATCGTGGTGGGCAAGCAGGCGCGCGGCAAGGGCGTCGGGCGCGCGCTGGTCGGGCGGCTCATCCAGCACGCGGTGGAGCTGGGGCTGCGCCGCCTGTTCGTGCTCACCTTCGAGACCTCGTTCTTCGCCGGGCACGGTTTCCGCGAGATCGACGGCGCCCCGGTGTCCCAGGAGGTCTACGAGGAGATGCGCCGCTCGGTCGACCCCGGGGTCGCCGAGTTCCTGGACCTCCCCTTTGTGAAACCGAACACGCTGGGCAACACGCGGATGCTGCTGGAGCTCAGTTCCTGA
- a CDS encoding peptide ABC transporter substrate-binding protein, whose protein sequence is MRVLPLALAAVLAVVPAACTPEAEPPSPDVLTVGLPEPGSLVPGELRDQAGRTVASALWTPIPPSAATSPDLLTWTVRPPAGRFHDGTPVTAKSYADTWRLTGGSLGAKEITAVDDTTVRIVLEQPSGEVPAKLTAPAFLPLPGSVLVSRDWAGFSRNPIGNGPYRLASPWEPGRGAKLVRVTDEPGKPKEIDLRVGDPGAQYDEVKAGQLDLAVEVPGARHEAMHADFADRHALWPLPSAGFLVFPLGDRRFEDAAVRFAFAMAADRAALAKGPLGDQADAARGALPGERSGTCRPCSHDPAAAKALASQGGFSGETSLYFGPGEEAWARALAEQLQGALGFPVVAKPRHEGNLDGPLAITVQAATPGETVAALTAATGYAGAGFGDLVAAASSAPDEEERAQRYRLVENQLLRDLPAAPIWTGHGHAVWSPRLRNVVSAPFHGIGLADVSL, encoded by the coding sequence ATGCGTGTGCTCCCCCTGGCTCTCGCCGCCGTGCTGGCCGTGGTTCCGGCCGCCTGCACCCCGGAGGCCGAGCCGCCGTCACCGGACGTGCTCACCGTCGGGCTGCCCGAGCCGGGCAGCCTGGTGCCCGGCGAACTTCGCGACCAGGCCGGGCGGACCGTCGCCTCGGCGCTGTGGACGCCGATCCCGCCGTCGGCGGCGACCAGTCCGGACCTGCTCACCTGGACGGTCCGGCCACCGGCCGGGCGGTTCCACGACGGCACCCCGGTCACCGCGAAGTCCTATGCGGACACTTGGCGGCTCACCGGGGGTTCCTTGGGCGCCAAGGAGATCACCGCGGTCGACGACACCACGGTGCGGATCGTGCTCGAGCAGCCGTCCGGCGAGGTACCGGCGAAGCTGACGGCTCCCGCGTTCCTGCCGCTGCCCGGATCGGTGCTCGTTTCCCGTGACTGGGCCGGGTTTTCGCGGAATCCGATCGGCAACGGGCCCTACCGGCTCGCGTCCCCGTGGGAACCGGGCCGTGGCGCGAAACTCGTGCGCGTCACCGACGAACCGGGCAAGCCCAAGGAAATCGACCTCCGGGTCGGCGATCCCGGCGCGCAATATGACGAAGTCAAGGCGGGCCAACTCGATCTGGCCGTCGAAGTCCCCGGCGCCCGGCACGAAGCGATGCACGCCGACTTCGCCGACCGGCACGCGCTGTGGCCGCTGCCGTCGGCGGGTTTCCTGGTGTTCCCCTTGGGCGACAGGCGATTCGAGGACGCGGCCGTGCGGTTCGCCTTCGCCATGGCCGCCGATCGCGCGGCACTGGCGAAGGGGCCGCTCGGCGACCAGGCCGACGCCGCCCGGGGTGCGCTGCCCGGCGAGCGCTCGGGCACCTGCCGCCCGTGCAGTCACGATCCGGCCGCGGCTAAGGCATTGGCTTCGCAGGGCGGGTTCAGCGGTGAGACCAGCCTCTACTTCGGTCCCGGCGAGGAGGCCTGGGCGCGGGCACTGGCCGAGCAGCTCCAGGGTGCGCTCGGCTTCCCCGTGGTCGCGAAACCGCGTCACGAAGGGAACTTGGACGGACCACTGGCGATCACCGTTCAAGCGGCGACGCCCGGCGAGACGGTCGCCGCGCTGACCGCCGCGACCGGGTACGCGGGCGCCGGATTCGGCGATCTGGTCGCCGCCGCTTCGTCAGCGCCTGACGAAGAAGAACGCGCGCAGCGGTACCGGCTGGTCGAAAACCAGTTGCTCCGGGATCTCCCCGCCGCGCCGATCTGGACCGGTCATGGACACGCAGTGTGGTCGCCGCGGCTGAGAAATGTCGTATCCGCGCCATTCCACGGCATCGGCCTGGCCGACGTCTCACTCTGA
- a CDS encoding LVIVD repeat-containing protein, whose amino-acid sequence MLRSCLTLVLVATTALVTALPAGACGEEDGPEPKAAPAAGAPGAVKNVEAVGNVPDAQGAIALEFLDYGRRDVMVVSGEFGLKTYDLANPTAPKLIGELSLPGMWETENTEVDRKRKLVFLARDPRAFGGNVRTGESGIYVVDVKNPEKPVVRSYVQVPAGHTTSCIDDCRYLWTGGPAKADNQPADWGGRPIWVTDVRDPAKPKVHPEPIELARNDGKTDYVHDVQVDQTGVAWVSGRGGVRGYWTKGWHRDPVQGKWRKATPVNPVPYAGGGIEETAAPSKFMHNSLRPIEKGKWGENNLIYAVEESFLDGCAGDGVLVISSLEGSYGGQGWRSTPEDPFRLKTVGTWGVAGQEGSDPASGDCSAHYFDLRGDILVQSFYAQGTRFLDVSDPTDPKQIAYHRPADAASWAPYWHKGLVYVADNTRGVDILKLRN is encoded by the coding sequence ATGCTCCGCTCCTGCCTGACCCTCGTCCTCGTCGCCACCACCGCGCTCGTCACCGCGCTGCCCGCGGGGGCCTGCGGCGAAGAAGACGGACCCGAGCCCAAAGCGGCCCCCGCCGCCGGTGCGCCAGGGGCGGTGAAGAACGTCGAGGCGGTCGGCAACGTGCCGGACGCGCAGGGCGCCATCGCGCTCGAATTCCTCGACTACGGCCGCCGTGACGTGATGGTGGTGTCCGGCGAGTTCGGCCTGAAGACCTACGACCTGGCCAACCCGACCGCGCCCAAGCTGATCGGCGAACTGAGCCTGCCCGGGATGTGGGAGACCGAGAACACCGAGGTCGACCGCAAGCGCAAGCTGGTCTTCCTGGCCAGGGACCCGCGGGCCTTCGGCGGCAACGTGCGCACCGGCGAATCCGGCATCTACGTGGTCGACGTGAAGAACCCCGAGAAGCCGGTGGTCCGCAGCTACGTCCAGGTCCCCGCCGGGCACACCACCAGCTGCATCGACGACTGCCGCTACCTGTGGACGGGCGGCCCGGCCAAGGCCGACAACCAGCCCGCCGACTGGGGCGGCCGCCCGATCTGGGTGACCGACGTGCGCGACCCGGCCAAGCCGAAGGTGCACCCCGAGCCGATCGAGCTGGCCCGCAACGACGGCAAGACCGACTACGTGCACGACGTGCAGGTCGACCAGACCGGCGTCGCGTGGGTGTCCGGCCGCGGCGGCGTGCGCGGGTACTGGACGAAGGGCTGGCACCGCGACCCCGTGCAGGGCAAGTGGCGCAAGGCGACCCCGGTCAATCCTGTGCCGTACGCGGGCGGTGGCATCGAGGAGACCGCCGCGCCGTCGAAGTTCATGCACAACAGCCTGCGCCCGATCGAAAAGGGCAAGTGGGGCGAGAACAACCTGATCTACGCGGTCGAGGAGAGCTTCCTCGACGGCTGCGCCGGCGACGGCGTGCTGGTGATCTCCTCGCTGGAGGGCTCCTACGGCGGCCAGGGCTGGCGGTCCACCCCGGAGGACCCGTTCCGGCTGAAGACGGTCGGCACCTGGGGCGTGGCCGGGCAGGAGGGCAGCGACCCCGCCTCGGGCGACTGCTCGGCGCACTACTTCGACCTGCGCGGCGACATCCTGGTGCAGTCCTTCTACGCCCAGGGCACCCGCTTCCTCGACGTCAGCGACCCGACCGACCCGAAGCAGATCGCCTACCACCGGCCCGCCGACGCCGCGTCCTGGGCGCCGTACTGGCACAAGGGCCTGGTCTACGTCGCCGACAACACCCGCGGCGTGGACATCCTGAAACTCAGGAACTGA